The genomic region AACCCGTCGGGGAACGAGATCCGCAGGACGCCGTCCGCGGGAAGGAGGGTCCAGGCGAACTCCGCAAGGTCGGGATCGGTGGAGGGGCGGAACTCCTCCTCCCCGGGGAGGAGGATCCAGACCTCGACCGTGTCCTCGATCACGTCCCGTTCGCCCAACGAGAGGTAGCGGCGGTACTGGGCTTCGGGGAAGGGGTAGGCGTCCTCGTCCACGAGGACGGCGAGGAACGCGCTCCATTCGTCGAGGAAGCGGGCTTCGAGTTCGCTCCCCTCGATGAGGGGATAGGTCCTCCGGTCGTTTCCGGTGAGCCCGAGCCGGGTGTTGTGGGCCTCGATCGCCTCCTGGATCCGCCGCCGGGCCAGGGCAGCCGGGGCGAGGCGGAGGGCGAGGTCGTCACCGCCGTCGCGGAGGACGAGGAATTCCCCCCCCGCAAGCGGGGTCACGAGCTCGGCCGCGAGGTCCTCCTCGAGGTAGCCGAGGCCCCAGTCGGCCAGGAACGCCCACAGGGCGGCCGAACCATCCACGCGGAGCGCGACCTCGGACAGGCCCTCCACGAACTGGATCCGGAGCGGCCAGTAGGCGAGGCCCTCCACGGAACGGAGGTACGGGGCGGGACGCCACGGCTCGTCGGGGTCGTTCACCGTGAACGTCGCCTCCCCCGTGCCGCGCTCACCATAGAACGTGCGGGACTCGGAGATCCCCTCCAGCCGGGTCACGAGCGCTCCCACCGTGACCTCGTCCCCGGCGTAGGTGCCCCGCGCCCCGAGGACGCGCTTGTTGTACACCCCGAGGCCCTCTCCCTCCGCCCCCACCACGAACCGCCCCAGTTCCCCCGTCCACGGCGTGTGGTCCACGGTGAGGAGGAAGTCCTGGAACTCCGGGCCCAACTGGTCATTGAAGCTCGCGGTGAGGGTGATGAGATCGAGGGCCGTGCCCGTGATCTCGGCGCGGAGGGACTGGGTCAGTGCCGGCTGCCCCGGGGACAGGCTTTCGTCGGCCAGGAGGCCCGCGGAACCCAGCCCGAACCGGATGGTCCACGTCTTCTCCCCGGTTACGGTCAGGTTGAAGCTCGGGGTCTGTTGGGCGATGGCGGTGCAACCGACGACGAGGAGAAGGAAGATGGCTTTTCTCATCATAACCTCACTGTGAAGGATACGCGGAACGTAAGGGGCAGGACGGGAGGGAGGACGAGCGCCCAGTCCAGGGCGAACGGCCCCCAGCCGACCGTCCCCCCCATCGCGATCCCCGCCGGGCCGTACCCAGCCCGGACGAGGAGCCAACCCACCCCGAGCTCGCCCCCGACCGCGAACGACGGGCTCCCGCCCACGTCGGACACGTCGCCGGCGAGGGTAAGGGTCATCCCCCCCACGTCCACGGGGAGGGCCATCCCCACCGCCCACTCCGCGGGCCAGGCTTCGCCGGGCACGGGGGCGTGGGACAGGACGGACCTCCCCACGGCCCCGATGTGGATTGGACCGCGCCAGAGGAGGGCGAGATCGAGCGCGCCGCCGATCCCGGCGGTGGGGGCGATCGGTCGCAGGAGGCGCGCCCGCACTCCGGCGCCGACGGGCCCCAGGCGCACGCCGGCCCCGAGGACGGCGCCCGCCGCGCGGAACGCGAGGCCAGGGCCGATCGTCCCCGCATCGAGGCCGATCCCCGCCCCCCCGAGCCCGGCTCCCGTCACGGACACGGCCCCCAGATGGGCAGCTCCGAACAGGTCTGCGTAGGTGGACAGGATCTGCACGCCCTCGACCCACGGAAGGCCCGCGGGGTTCGCAAACAGAGCATCGGGGGAGGCGAGGGCGACCCCGACCCCGGCCATGCCCGCGCGGCGGGCGCCCGCGGCGAGATCGAACAGGATGTCCCCCCCGACGAAGCCCTGGCCAACCCCGACCGATCCCAGTGCCACGAGGAGCGCGAGCAGCCAGCCCCTCATCGCTGGACCACCACCCGCACGATCTCCGACTGACTCTTATCCGTGACGAGGACGGCGAGGTAGAGACCGCTCGCCACCCGTCGGCCGTCGTGGGTGGTCAAGGGCCACCGCGCCTCCCCCGCGAGGGGGCCGACGAGCTGGGTATAGAGGAGCTTCCCCGCGAGGTCGTAGATGTGGAGGCTCGCCCAGCCCGTCCCGGTCGGACAACGGTAGCTGAAGCGTGCCTCGGAGGACACGGGGTTGGCCAGGGCGATGAGGACCGGTCTCTCCACCGGCGCGGCCCCGCCGATGAGCTGTGCGGTCCGGGCGATGTCGAGCTTTCCCGCTCCCCATGCCTGGCTCGGCGCTACGCCGACCTCGGCATCGGCCCGCGCCCCGGAGGTGAGCGCATCCTTGACCTCCGCCGCGGTGAGGTTTGGCCGCCGGGAGAAGAGGAGGGCAACCGCTCCCGCCACGTGGGGGGCGGCCATGCTCGTCCCGAGGAGCATCGTGTACTCCCCGCCCGCCAGGGTGAGCCACGGCGCCGCGGTTGCGTTCTGGGACCGGGCGGAGGCGATCCAGGCCCCCGGGGCGGTCAGGTCCGGCTTGAGGCGGCCGTCGCGGGTCGGCCCGCGCGACGAGAATGAGGCGAGCGCCCCGACCTCCCCGTCGGCCGTCTCCTCTCCCGCCACCGAGGTCCAGTGGGTCTTCGTGATGTAGGCACCCACCGTGATCACGCGCGCGGCGTTCCCCGGCTCGCAGATCGTGGAGCTCGTGTCCCCCTCCCGGAACTGGGCGGCAGCGGCGTCCTCTACCCACCCGTCCACGTGCCCGCCCCCGAGGATCGGGGTCAAGGTGACCGCCCACGTCGTCCCGGGGGTGATGTCGGTGAGGGCGACGAAGATGTAGCGCGCCAGGTTGCGCGGATCGGGGAGCGAGGTGTTGTCGAGCCAGATCCCACCGGAGGAGGTGGACACCCAACGCTGGCTCCCGGGGAGGACGGTCGCGGTCTCTCCACTCGGGGACCGGACCTCGATCGAGTAGGTTGCGGTCCCGTTGTACCAGAACTGGGCCGAGACCGTACCCTTCTCCGCCTCGAGGTGCCATGTCGTCGTGGCCCACACGTCCCCCGCGACGTGGATCCTCCGATCCCCTTCGTTCCCAGCGGCGACGACGATCGCCCGGCCGGGGCGGTCGGCGAGCTCGTCGAGCATCCGCTCAAACAGCGAGCTCCCATCGTGGGGGCCGCTGTGGCCGCCCAGGGACAGGTTGACCACCGCCGGCATCCCCAGCGCCTCCGCCGCCTCGAACACGAACCGCGCCCCGTCCACCACCGTGTCGTGGTAGAACGTCGTCTTCACGACCACGAGGTCCGCGTCGGGGGCGACCCCGCGCCGCATCGCGGCGGAGGCGGAGCCGTCCCCCGCGGCGATCCCGGCGACGTGGGTCCCGTGCCCGTGCGAATCCAAGGTGGGCGAACTGCCCCTCGCAATCGCCACCTCCAGTTCCGCGCGGGAGAACGCCCGCCCGTAGTAGGTCTCCGCGCCGGCGCCGTCGTCCCCCCACCACGAGGGGAACCCCGTGGCGCCGACACCGGTCTGGTCCCACAGCCACAGGATCCGCGACCCCTCCTCGGTCCCGTTCCCGTCGCGGTCTACGCGGAAATCGCGGTGGAGGATGTCGAGCCCCGTGTCCACGACCCCCAGGATCACGCCCCGGCCGGCCGTCGCGGGGGTGCCGTACCATAAAGCGGGGGCTCCGACCTCGGGGACGGAGAGGTCGAGCGCTGGGGAAAGGGGCCGGCTCGCCTCGATGTAGACGACTTGAGGGTGGTCAGCCAGGGCGGCGAGGTCAGCGACGGCCACCTCCCCCGTGGCGAGGGTGTTCACGACCCCGTGAGGGCGAAAGAGGGGGATCGTCCAGGCTGCGCCAGGATCCTCGGTGAGGAGGAGGACGCGCACCGCCGTCCGTTCCGCGGGCCCGGGGGCCACGGGATCCCCCCCGAGGGCGACGAGGGCGGAGAGCGTCTCCGGGGAGAGGAGGGCCGCGGGCCCGTCCCCTTGCTCGGCGTGGACGAGGAGGCGGAGGAACGGATCGAGCTTCTCCGGGCCAGCGAACGCAGCGGCGGAGAACAGGATAACGGCGAGGAGACGCAGGAGGCCGGCCACAGCTTGGCATTGTAGCCATAGCATCTGGATCGAGCCAGATTCGTTGATCCGTGGGGGGGGTGGGCTACAATGGTCATTGTATGGACCGTCGTTCGATTCAGCCGCCCCGGCCCTTGCGCAGCATCACGTTCCTCCTGGTGCTGGTGATGATCGGCCTCCTGATCAGCCAGGCCTTCTGGCCGTCCAAGCCCCGGACCGTCGAGTTCTCTTACTCGGACCTGCTCGCCCAGATCCAGAGTGGGAACGTCGCAGAGGTCGTGATCCAGGGCTCACGGATCGAGGGCGTGCTCAAGGTAGCGGAGATCCGTAATTTCGTCGTCCAGGGCCCGCCGGAGGGGTCCCCCCTCTACGCCGAGTTGGCGCAGGTGATGGAGGACCAGGGCGTGGTGTACCGGTTCCAGGCCCCCGGCGGGGCATCGTGGATCCTGCCCCTCCTCGGGTATGTGCTCATCATGGCCCTATTCGCCGTGTTCTTTGCGTACATGATGCGCCGCATGCAGGGGGGGAACCCGTTCACCTTCGGCCAGTCCCGGGCCAAGCTCGTCGCCAAGGAGTTCACGAAGGTCTCGTTCAAGGACGTGGCGGGCATCGATGAGGTCCTGGACGAGGTGCGGGAGATCGTGGACTACCTACGGGATCCGGGGCGGTTCGTGCGCCTCGGGGCGAAGATCCCCAAAGGGATCCTCCTCGTGGGGCCGCCGGGCACGGGGAAGACCCTCCTCGCCCGCGCGATCGCCGGCGAGGCCGGCGTCCCGTTTTTCTCCATCTCCGGGTCGGACTTCGTGGAGATGTTCGTCGGGGTGGGGGCAGCCCGGGTGCGGGACATGTTCCAGAAAGCGAAGGCGAGCGCCCCGTGCATCGTGTTCATCGACGAGATCGATGCCGTGGGCCGCAAGCGGGGCGCGGGCTTGGGGGGTGGGCACGACGAGCGGGAACAAACGCTGAACCAGCTCCTCTCGGAGATGGACGGGTTCGAGCGGAACGCCGGGGTGATCGTCCTCGCCGCCACGAACCGCCCCGATGTCCTCGACCTCGCCCTGCTCCGCCCCGGGCGATTCGACCGCAAGATCGCAGTTCCCACCCCTGATCTGCACGGGCGGGAGGCGATCCTCAAGGTCCATATCCGGGACAAGAAGCTCTCCCCGGACGTGGATCTCTCCGTCCTCGCCCGCCGCACGCCGGGGTTCGTGGGGGCGGACCTCGAGAACCTGTGCAACGAGGCCGCGCTCCTCGCCGCCCGGCGGAACAAGGAGCGCATCGAGCTCGAGGACTTTGAGGAAGCGCTCGACCGCGTGCTCACGGGGCTGGCACGCAAGGGGATGTACATCAAGGACGAGGAACGGCAGCGCATCGCATACCACGAGTCCGGCCATGCCCTCCTGAACAAGCTCCTCCCCCGCCTGGGGCCGGTGCACAAGGTGACGATCGTCCCCCGGGGAACGGGGGTCCTCGGGTTCTCGCAGCGCCTGCTTGAGGACAAGTACTGGACGTCCAAGGACGACCTCCTCGACATGCTCACCTGGACGTTCGGCGGGCGGGGGGCGGAGGAGATCGTGTTCGGGGAGCAGAGCACCGGTGCGGCGAACGACCTCCGCGATGCGACCGAGCTCGCGACGAAAATGGTGATCGAATACGGCATGTCGGAGGGCCTGGGCCCGATCAACCTGGGGAAGGAGCGCACGAACATCTTCCTCGGTGAGGAGATCGTACGCAGCGACGCGCACTCCGAGGAGCTCGCGGCGGCAGTGGACCGCGAGATCCGGGCGATCCTCAACCAGGCCTACCGGCGGGCGAAGGATCTCCTCGCCCGGAACCGCACCGCCCTCGATCGGATCGCTCAGGAGCTCTTGCGGCGGGAGTCGCTCGACGGCGAGGAGATGAACGCCCTCCTCGCTGACCTCACCCTTCAGCCAACGGGATGAGCCCTGTTCCGCTCCGGGTCGCCATCCTTGGGGCGACGGGCTCGATCGGGACCCAAGCCCTGGACGTGATCCGCGCTCTGCGGCGGGAGGGACGTCCGCTCGAAGTCGTCGCGGTCGCGGCCGGGCGGAGCGTGGAAGCCCTGGCCTCGACCGTCCGCGAGTTCGCGGTGCGACGGGTGGGGATCGCCGGCCCCGCCGAGGCGGACCGGTTGCGGCCGCTCGTCCCTCCGGAGACGGAGATCGTCCACGGACCTGACGGGCTGGCCCATCTCGCTTCCCTTCCCGAGGTGGACCTCGTCCTGAACGCGGTCGTGGGCGCACGGGGGCTCGGCCCGACCCTCGCCGCGCTCGCCGCCGGGAAGATCCTCGCCCTCGCCAACAAGGAATCGCTCGTGATCGGCGGCGAGCTCGTCCGGCGGGCACGGCCCAGGCGCGACGCGATCATCCCCGTGGACTCCGAGCACGCTGCCTTGTTCCAGCTCCTTAGGGGGATCGATCCTCACGAGGTGGACCGCGTCTGGATCACCGCCTCCGGCGGCCCATTCCGGGACCGGTCCCCGGCCGAGCTAGCTAGCGTGACCCCGCTGCAAGCCCTTGCCCATCCGGTGTGGCCGATGGGGAAGCGGATCAGCGTGGATTCAGCGACGCTCGCCAACAAGGCGTTCGAGGTGATCGAGGCCCACCACCTGTTCGCCCTCCCCTGGGAGAGGATCGGCGTCCTTGTCCATCCCCAGGCCCGCGTGCACGCCCTGGTCGAGGTCGTCGACGGCACGGTCCTTGCCCAGCTCGCCCCTCCCGACATGCGGATCCCCATCCGCGCCGCCCTCACCCACCCTGAGCGCTGCCCCCCTCCCCCGGCCCGGCTCTCGTTCGCGGAGCTCGACCTCTCGCTTGCGGCGCTCCCGGCGGGGCGGTATCCGACTTTCGATACTGTCCTCGCGGCGGGGAGGATGGGGGGGACGGCCCCCGCCGTGGCGAACGCGGCCGACGAGGTGTTCGTGGAGGCATTCCTGCGGGGTGAGATCCCGTTCCCAGCGATTGGGGAGGGCATTGCGATCGTGCTCGACGATCATCGCGTGAGCCCTGTCCAGGACGTGGCTGACGTCATCGCCGCTGACAACTGGGCGCGGGAGAGGGCGCGAGCGGTTGTGGCACAGCGCCGCTGCAGCGTATAAACTAGGTCACTATGATTACCAGCAAGCGTTTGGGGTACGGAGTGTGCGTGCTGTACGAGCTTGCGACCCGCAAGGAGGGCTACCACTCGGCGCGTGAAATTGCGGAAGGATACAGCGTCCCTGAGGCATTCGTTCGCAAGATCCTCCTCGATCTGCGCCGGGCGGGGTTGGTTACCGCGCAGAAAGGGCGCACGGGTGGGTACCAGCTGGCCCATGCTCCGCACGAGATCGTGCTGGGGCAGGTCATCGCCGCCCTCGAGCCGGAGCCCCCGGCCCTCGTCTACGGCCGGCAGCGCGGCGGCGGGTTCGTGACCGGGCAGGACTGTCCGGTGGACCCGTTCTGGAAGGGGATCGAGGAGGCGTTCACCCAGGCGCTCGCGGCGAGCACGCTCGCCGATGTGGTGGAGAGGTCGCGCCCCCCAGCCAAGAAGCGAACGCCTGCCGCGAAGAAGACGCCGGCCCGGGGCCGGAAGAAATCCCGTCGGTAGTCGTGCCTACGGAAGAGCAGGTTCGCGCCGTCCTCCGCGGGATAACGGATCCTGAACTCGGGCTCAACGTGGTTGATCTCGGGCTTGTGTACGGGATCGAAGTCGCGGGGAAGCGGATCCGCGTGCGGATGACCCTCACCACCTCGACCTGCCCGTTCGCTGCCACGCTCCCCGCGCAGGTGGAGGAGGCACTCCGGGCCGCGTTTGCGGGGCACGAGGTGGAGGTCGTCCTCGTGTGGGAGCCCCGCTGGACCCCGGAGAGGATGTCCGAGGACGCACGCCGCCAGTTCGGCACCCCGTGACCCGCGACCTGTGCGCCATCTGCGGGGAGAGGGTCGGGGACCGGCGCTGTCCCGGCCTCGATCGGAGCTTGTGCAGCACCTGCTGCGGGGCGCACCGCGGGAGATCGGTGCGCTGCCCGCCCGACTGTGCCTACGGCCGGGTCGCCGAGGAGCGGCTGCGGGAGCGGCGCGCGCGGGAACTCGAACGGGCGTGGGTCCTGTGGTACCGCGAGCTCGCCTCATCCGGGGAGGAGGGGATCTGGCCCCACGTGGAGCTCCTCGCGGAGGCGTTGGCGGCGCTCGTTCGCGACGGAGGGGGCACCGATGCCGAGGTCGAGGGCGCGCTGCGGCATCTCGACCGTGCCCTGTCCCCCGTGGTCCTCGTCCCCACACCGCCGCCGCCGCTGGGACGGGCCCTGGCGGAGGAGGGGCTCCTCCCCCTCGTGCAGGAGGGGAAACTCGATGGGGAGGGGCTGAGGAAGGCTGTCCAGGCCTTCGTGGCGTGGCTGGCGGCCTATCAGGCCCCGGACGAGCCCCTCAAGTTCGTGCGCGGGTTGCTCGGCCTGTTCCCGCCCCTCCCCCCGGAACCCGCGGGGCTCATCGTCCGCCCGCCAGGGACCGCGTGATCCCGAGGATCCAGGCCAGGGCAGCGTAGAGGGCGACTCCCCCGGGGACCCCCACCCCCACCGCGACCCACGGTCCATACGCGGAGAGGAACGGCCGGAGGAGGAGGAGCGCCCCGGTCATTCCCCCCACGGCGAGGGCCAGCCGCCCGATCTTCCGAATGGGGACCCATCCTGGGCAGCGTCGCCACAGGAGGAGTCCGAGGAGGAGCGCATCCACCCACCCCGCCACGCCGGTGGCGAGCGCGAGCCCGAACGTGCCCCACACCCGCACCCACCACAGGTTGAGCCCGACGTTCACGACGAGGGCGATCGCCCCCGCCAGGACGGGGAGATGGGGCCGTCCGAGGGCGAACCACGCCCGTGAGAACAGGTACACGAGGGCGTAGGCCCAGAGGCCGCTCAGGTAGCCGGCGAGGGCGGCATAGGTGCGGGCCGTATCGGCAGCGGTGAACGAGCCCCGCTCGAACAGGACGGTGAGGATCGGGCTCCCGAGGACGAGGAGGCCGGCCAGGGCGGGGAGGATGAGGGCGGCGGTGGTGAGGAACCCCCGCTCGACGGCCTGCCGGAACCCTTCGGTGTCCGACCGCGCCGCGAGGCGGGACAGCCGCGGCAGGGCGGCGGTGGTGACGGATACAGCGAGGATCCCGAGCGGGAGCTGGAAGAGGCGCATCGCGTATTGGAGGGTGGCGATCGAGCCTGGGGCGAGGTACGAGGCGAGCCGGTTGTCCACGAGCGTGTTCAGTTCCGCCACCATGAGGGCCCCGATCGCGGGGAGGAGCCGCCATGCCACCCCCCCCAACGCGGGATGGGGGGGCCAGAGCTTCCAGGGGCCGCGCCACAGGGGCCGGAGCGGGGGGAGGAGGAGGAGGAACATCCCTGCTCCCCCGATGAGCGAGCCCAGGGCGAGGCCGAGGACCGGCGGGTCCATCACCCGGGATAGGACGACCGCGCCGAGGAGCATCCCCCCGTTGAGCATGGCCGGGGCGAGCGCCGGAAGGAAGAACCGGCCGTGGGCGTTCAAGATCCCCCCCGCGAGCGCGGCAAGCGAGATGAACCCGATCAGCGGGAACATCCACCGCGCGAGCGCCACGCTCTGGGCCATCGTCTCCGGCGCGAACCCCGCCGCAAGCACGGGCACGTAGGACGGGGCGAACAGGACGCCGAGGGCGCACAGGATGGGGAGGAGGAGGAAGAGGTAGACGAACGCCGAGCGGGCGAGGGCATCGCCTTCCCCCCTCTCCCTCGCCTGGGCGTAGACGGGGAGGAATGCCGTGGCGATTCCCCCTTCCCCGAGGACCTGGCGCAGCGCCTGGGGGATGAACAGGGCGACGAGGAACGCATCGTACCCGGCGGAGGCGCCGAAGGCGTAGGCGATCGCGGCATCGCGGACCAGGCCAGCGAGCCGCGACACGATCGTCCCGCTCGCCCCGCGGAGGACGTCCCCCAGAAACGACCCCCCGCCAACGTCGGCGGGGCTCAGGGGAGGTGTTCCCTCGTCCGCGGGCGCAGCGTCCGTCCCACGAGAGTCCATGATGGTCGGAAGTTCGCCCGCGCCGGTCCCGCGGTCAAGACCTGCTGGGACTCCGGGGGGTGCCCTCGGTGGCCCGATCGGCCCGGTGACCTGCTCGTTTCCCCGGCGGGAACGGGGATCGCCGGTGCGGCGACCCCGTGCGGACCCAGGCGAGCGGCTAGGCAGCTGGCGTTACGATCAGCTTGACCGTGGCCGTGATGTCCTCGTAGAGCTGGATCTCCGCCTGGTGCTCGCCGAGCGTGTCCACGGTCTCCATCCGGATCCGCTCCGGGTCGATCTTCACCCCGAACCGGTCCGCGATCTCCGTCGCCACGTCCTGCGGGCGCACCGACGCGTACAGCTTGTCCGCATCGTGAACGCGGCGGGTGAAGAGGAGCTCCACCCCGGCGAGCTTTTCGGCCAGGGCATGGGCCTGGGTATGGCGATCGGCGAGCTCCGCTTCGTACTGGGAGCGAAGTTGCCCGAACCGGGCCAGTTCGTGAGGCGTGGGGACCACGCCGAGCTTTCGGGGCAAGAGGTAGTTGCGGGCGTAGCCGTCCTTGACCTCGACGACGTCCCCGGGGATCCCCAATCCTGCTACCTCACGGGTCAACAGCACCTTCACCTGTATCCCTCCTTGACCGGCCAATGGTAGAGGCGCAGTACCGGAAGTTCAAACGGCGCTATACTTCTTCACAGGAGCGAGGAGACGATGAGGTTCGATCTTAGCGCGCTGCGGGGGGACCCGGGACGCCCGTTCAACCTGAGCCAGGATGTGGACCTTCCAGTTGTGGAATGGCAGGGGGAAGCCCTGCGCGTCCTGGGGCCAGTGCATGTTGAGGCGACCGCGGTCTACCAGGAAGAGGGGGTCCTCCTTCGGGTGTCGGTGCGGGCCCGGGTGCGTCGCACGTGCTCCCGGTGCCTGGCGGAGCTCGTAGAGAATGTGGCGGAGGACGGGACCCTGGAGGTCAACCCGGACGAGATCGCGGGAGCCTACCTTGAACTGGGTCCGTTCATCGAGGCCGGGTTGCGGCTCGGTCTCTCCCCCAAGCCCCTCTGCACACTGGGCTGCCTGGGGATCTGTCCCGAGTGCGGAGCCGATCTCAACCGCGAGCGGCACCGCGAGGGCTGCCACGGGCAGACGAAGCGGCTCGACCCGCGGCTGGCGAAGCTGCGCGAGCTCCTCGACGAGCCCCCCTCGGAACGATGACCGGTGGCGTGACGGGACTGGGCAGCGGCGCGGCGGGAGTGCGGGTCCTCGGCGTGGATCCCGGTCTCTCGGCGACCGGGTACGCGGTGGTTGAGAGGCGTGGCCGCGCGTTCGCGGTGCTCGATGCGGGCACGATCCGCACCCAGCCGGGGACCCTCCACCCGGAGCGGCTCGGACGGATCCACGATGCGCTGGCCGCGGCCTTGGTCGCCTATGGGCCCCAGGCGGTAGCGGTGGAGGACGTGTTCCTGGCACGGAACGCACCGTCGGCGATGGCCACCGCGGAGGTGATCGGGGTGGTGAAGCTCCTCGCCCGCGGACGGGAGCTCCATTCGTTCCCTCCCCGGCAGGTCAAGAAGTGGATCTGCGGGAACGGCGCGGCGCCCAAGGAACAGATGCTGGCGATGGTGAAGGCCCTCGTGTCGAGCGACGAGACAGCGATGGAGGAGTGGTCCGACCATGCCGGGGACGCGGTGGCGATCGCCCTCTGTGCGTTCTTCGCCGGAGGCCGATGACCATCTACGAGGCGCTGGGGATCGCGGAGGTCCCGGAGCGCCTCCTCGTGGTGGACGGCCATTCTGCTCTCTACCGCTCGTTCTACGCCGTCCCCGGCCTCACGACGACGCGTGGCGAGCCGGTGGGCGCCCTGTACGGCTTCTTACGCACCCTGCTCATGGTGCTGCGGGAGTATCCATCCCGCTACGTCGCCGTCGCCCTCGACGCGGGCGGGGTCACGGTGCGCCACGAGGCGTACGCGGGCTACAAGGCGACGCGGAAGCCGACCCCGGAGCCGCTTGCCCAGCAGCTCCCCCGCGTGCCGGAGGTCCTGAAGGCCTTTGGGATCCCGTGCCTCCTCGTCCCTGGCTACGAGGCCGACGATGTGATGGCCACCCTCTCCTGGGAGGCGGAGCGAACGGGGATCCCCGTCCTCCACCTCACGGGCGACAAGGACATCGCCCAGCTCGTGTCGGACACGGTGAAGCTCCTCCGCCCCGGCCGGCGGCCCGGGGACCCGTTCACCATGCTTGACCGGGCGGAGGTTGAGGAGAAGTTCGGCGTCCCACCGGAGCGGATCCCCGACCTCCTCGCCCTGGAGGGCGACGCGTCGGACAACGTGCCGGGCGTGACGGGGATCGGGGAGAAGACGGCCCGCGAGCTCCTCCGCGA from Candidatus Bipolaricaulis anaerobius harbors:
- a CDS encoding S8 family serine peptidase gives rise to the protein MAGLLRLLAVILFSAAAFAGPEKLDPFLRLLVHAEQGDGPAALLSPETLSALVALGGDPVAPGPAERTAVRVLLLTEDPGAAWTIPLFRPHGVVNTLATGEVAVADLAALADHPQVVYIEASRPLSPALDLSVPEVGAPALWYGTPATAGRGVILGVVDTGLDILHRDFRVDRDGNGTEEGSRILWLWDQTGVGATGFPSWWGDDGAGAETYYGRAFSRAELEVAIARGSSPTLDSHGHGTHVAGIAAGDGSASAAMRRGVAPDADLVVVKTTFYHDTVVDGARFVFEAAEALGMPAVVNLSLGGHSGPHDGSSLFERMLDELADRPGRAIVVAAGNEGDRRIHVAGDVWATTTWHLEAEKGTVSAQFWYNGTATYSIEVRSPSGETATVLPGSQRWVSTSSGGIWLDNTSLPDPRNLARYIFVALTDITPGTTWAVTLTPILGGGHVDGWVEDAAAAQFREGDTSSTICEPGNAARVITVGAYITKTHWTSVAGEETADGEVGALASFSSRGPTRDGRLKPDLTAPGAWIASARSQNATAAPWLTLAGGEYTMLLGTSMAAPHVAGAVALLFSRRPNLTAAEVKDALTSGARADAEVGVAPSQAWGAGKLDIARTAQLIGGAAPVERPVLIALANPVSSEARFSYRCPTGTGWASLHIYDLAGKLLYTQLVGPLAGEARWPLTTHDGRRVASGLYLAVLVTDKSQSEIVRVVVQR
- the ftsH gene encoding ATP-dependent zinc metalloprotease FtsH, whose translation is MDRRSIQPPRPLRSITFLLVLVMIGLLISQAFWPSKPRTVEFSYSDLLAQIQSGNVAEVVIQGSRIEGVLKVAEIRNFVVQGPPEGSPLYAELAQVMEDQGVVYRFQAPGGASWILPLLGYVLIMALFAVFFAYMMRRMQGGNPFTFGQSRAKLVAKEFTKVSFKDVAGIDEVLDEVREIVDYLRDPGRFVRLGAKIPKGILLVGPPGTGKTLLARAIAGEAGVPFFSISGSDFVEMFVGVGAARVRDMFQKAKASAPCIVFIDEIDAVGRKRGAGLGGGHDEREQTLNQLLSEMDGFERNAGVIVLAATNRPDVLDLALLRPGRFDRKIAVPTPDLHGREAILKVHIRDKKLSPDVDLSVLARRTPGFVGADLENLCNEAALLAARRNKERIELEDFEEALDRVLTGLARKGMYIKDEERQRIAYHESGHALLNKLLPRLGPVHKVTIVPRGTGVLGFSQRLLEDKYWTSKDDLLDMLTWTFGGRGAEEIVFGEQSTGAANDLRDATELATKMVIEYGMSEGLGPINLGKERTNIFLGEEIVRSDAHSEELAAAVDREIRAILNQAYRRAKDLLARNRTALDRIAQELLRRESLDGEEMNALLADLTLQPTG
- the dxr gene encoding 1-deoxy-D-xylulose-5-phosphate reductoisomerase, with protein sequence MSPVPLRVAILGATGSIGTQALDVIRALRREGRPLEVVAVAAGRSVEALASTVREFAVRRVGIAGPAEADRLRPLVPPETEIVHGPDGLAHLASLPEVDLVLNAVVGARGLGPTLAALAAGKILALANKESLVIGGELVRRARPRRDAIIPVDSEHAALFQLLRGIDPHEVDRVWITASGGPFRDRSPAELASVTPLQALAHPVWPMGKRISVDSATLANKAFEVIEAHHLFALPWERIGVLVHPQARVHALVEVVDGTVLAQLAPPDMRIPIRAALTHPERCPPPPARLSFAELDLSLAALPAGRYPTFDTVLAAGRMGGTAPAVANAADEVFVEAFLRGEIPFPAIGEGIAIVLDDHRVSPVQDVADVIAADNWARERARAVVAQRRCSV
- a CDS encoding RrF2 family transcriptional regulator: MLYELATRKEGYHSAREIAEGYSVPEAFVRKILLDLRRAGLVTAQKGRTGGYQLAHAPHEIVLGQVIAALEPEPPALVYGRQRGGGFVTGQDCPVDPFWKGIEEAFTQALAASTLADVVERSRPPAKKRTPAAKKTPARGRKKSRR
- a CDS encoding metal-sulfur cluster assembly factor, with the protein product MPTEEQVRAVLRGITDPELGLNVVDLGLVYGIEVAGKRIRVRMTLTTSTCPFAATLPAQVEEALRAAFAGHEVEVVLVWEPRWTPERMSEDARRQFGTP
- the murJ gene encoding murein biosynthesis integral membrane protein MurJ, whose amino-acid sequence is MDSRGTDAAPADEGTPPLSPADVGGGSFLGDVLRGASGTIVSRLAGLVRDAAIAYAFGASAGYDAFLVALFIPQALRQVLGEGGIATAFLPVYAQARERGEGDALARSAFVYLFLLLPILCALGVLFAPSYVPVLAAGFAPETMAQSVALARWMFPLIGFISLAALAGGILNAHGRFFLPALAPAMLNGGMLLGAVVLSRVMDPPVLGLALGSLIGGAGMFLLLLPPLRPLWRGPWKLWPPHPALGGVAWRLLPAIGALMVAELNTLVDNRLASYLAPGSIATLQYAMRLFQLPLGILAVSVTTAALPRLSRLAARSDTEGFRQAVERGFLTTAALILPALAGLLVLGSPILTVLFERGSFTAADTARTYAALAGYLSGLWAYALVYLFSRAWFALGRPHLPVLAGAIALVVNVGLNLWWVRVWGTFGLALATGVAGWVDALLLGLLLWRRCPGWVPIRKIGRLALAVGGMTGALLLLRPFLSAYGPWVAVGVGVPGGVALYAALAWILGITRSLAGGR
- the rplI gene encoding 50S ribosomal protein L9, with the protein product MKVLLTREVAGLGIPGDVVEVKDGYARNYLLPRKLGVVPTPHELARFGQLRSQYEAELADRHTQAHALAEKLAGVELLFTRRVHDADKLYASVRPQDVATEIADRFGVKIDPERIRMETVDTLGEHQAEIQLYEDITATVKLIVTPAA
- a CDS encoding YceD family protein translates to MRFDLSALRGDPGRPFNLSQDVDLPVVEWQGEALRVLGPVHVEATAVYQEEGVLLRVSVRARVRRTCSRCLAELVENVAEDGTLEVNPDEIAGAYLELGPFIEAGLRLGLSPKPLCTLGCLGICPECGADLNRERHREGCHGQTKRLDPRLAKLRELLDEPPSER
- a CDS encoding crossover junction endodeoxyribonuclease RuvC, yielding MTGGVTGLGSGAAGVRVLGVDPGLSATGYAVVERRGRAFAVLDAGTIRTQPGTLHPERLGRIHDALAAALVAYGPQAVAVEDVFLARNAPSAMATAEVIGVVKLLARGRELHSFPPRQVKKWICGNGAAPKEQMLAMVKALVSSDETAMEEWSDHAGDAVAIALCAFFAGGR